In Actinoplanes derwentensis, the following proteins share a genomic window:
- a CDS encoding solute symporter family protein, which produces MAPQLFAAEANASGSRSLTITLFLVFVVITLGITIWASRQTKTATDFYAGGRQFSGFQNGMAIGGDYMSAASFLGIAGLIALYGYDGFLYSIGFLVAWLVALLLVAEFLRNSGRFTMADVLAFRMRQRPVRTAASVSTIVVSIFYLIAQMVGAGALVSLLLGIKPGATFLGMDANTAKIATIILVGALMIVYVTVGGMKGTTYVQIVKAFMLMSGALIMVLLVLAHYKFNLSALLGDAAARSGKGSAFLEPGLRYGVETAGDAAKTFYSKMDLLSLGLALVLGTAGLPHILTRFYTVPTSRIARKSVLWAIGIIGTFYLFTLALGFGAAALVGGTEITAQDKAGNTAAPQLAQRLGIDYLGGETGGAIMLAVIAAVAFATILAVVAGLTLASSSSLAHDFYASVIKRGNASERDEVRVARYSALLIGAVAIALSIFAQSLNVAFLVALAFAVAASANLPAILYSLFWRRFNTSGALWSIYGGLISAVVLVFFSPVVSGSATAMFPDQDWHFFPLSNPGIISIPLGFFFGWLGTVLSKETDPEKYAELEVRALTGHGAH; this is translated from the coding sequence ATGGCTCCACAACTGTTCGCGGCCGAGGCCAACGCCAGCGGCTCGCGCTCCCTGACGATCACCCTGTTCCTGGTCTTCGTGGTGATCACCCTGGGGATCACCATCTGGGCCAGCCGGCAGACCAAGACGGCCACCGACTTCTACGCCGGCGGCCGCCAGTTCTCCGGTTTCCAGAACGGCATGGCGATCGGCGGCGACTACATGTCGGCGGCGTCGTTCCTCGGCATCGCCGGCCTGATCGCGCTCTACGGCTACGACGGCTTCCTCTACTCGATCGGCTTCCTGGTCGCCTGGCTGGTGGCGCTGCTGCTGGTCGCCGAGTTCCTGCGCAACTCCGGCCGGTTCACGATGGCCGACGTGCTGGCGTTCCGGATGCGCCAGCGCCCGGTCCGTACCGCGGCCAGCGTCTCCACCATCGTCGTGTCGATCTTCTACCTGATCGCTCAGATGGTCGGCGCGGGTGCGCTGGTCTCGCTGCTGCTCGGCATCAAGCCGGGCGCCACGTTCCTCGGCATGGACGCGAACACCGCGAAGATCGCCACGATCATCCTGGTCGGCGCTCTGATGATCGTCTACGTGACGGTCGGCGGCATGAAGGGCACCACGTACGTCCAGATCGTCAAGGCCTTCATGCTGATGAGCGGCGCGCTGATCATGGTGCTGCTGGTCCTGGCGCACTACAAGTTCAACCTGTCGGCTCTGCTCGGTGACGCGGCCGCCCGGTCCGGCAAGGGCAGCGCCTTCCTGGAACCCGGCCTGCGCTACGGCGTCGAGACCGCGGGCGACGCGGCCAAGACGTTCTACAGCAAGATGGACCTGCTCTCGCTGGGTCTCGCGCTGGTCCTCGGCACGGCCGGCCTGCCGCACATCCTGACCAGGTTCTACACCGTTCCGACCAGCCGGATCGCGCGGAAGAGCGTGCTCTGGGCGATCGGCATCATCGGCACGTTCTACCTGTTCACCCTGGCCCTCGGCTTCGGCGCGGCGGCTCTGGTGGGCGGTACGGAGATCACCGCGCAGGACAAGGCCGGCAACACCGCGGCCCCGCAGCTGGCCCAGAGACTCGGCATCGACTACCTGGGTGGGGAGACCGGCGGCGCGATCATGCTGGCGGTCATCGCGGCGGTCGCCTTCGCCACCATCCTCGCCGTGGTCGCCGGCCTCACGCTGGCGTCGTCGTCGAGCCTCGCGCACGACTTCTACGCCAGCGTGATCAAGCGGGGCAACGCGTCCGAGCGGGACGAGGTCCGGGTCGCCCGGTACTCCGCCCTGCTCATCGGCGCGGTCGCCATCGCCCTGTCGATCTTCGCGCAGAGCCTGAACGTCGCCTTCCTGGTGGCGCTCGCGTTCGCGGTGGCGGCGTCGGCGAACCTGCCGGCCATCCTCTACAGCCTGTTCTGGCGCCGGTTCAACACCTCGGGTGCGCTCTGGTCCATCTACGGCGGTCTGATCTCCGCCGTGGTCCTGGTGTTCTTCTCCCCGGTGGTGTCCGGCTCGGCGACCGCGATGTTCCCGGACCAGGACTGGCACTTCTTCCCGCTGTCCAACCCGGGCATCATCTCGATCCCGCTCGGCTTCTTCTTCGGCTGGCTCGGCACCGTCCTGTCGAAGGAGACCGACCCGGAGAAGTACGCGGAACTCGAAGTCCGGGCTCTGACCGGCCACGGAGCACACTGA
- a CDS encoding sensor histidine kinase, which produces MPDRPDYAALTRGQIAVLDRVNSGDAGLDVLEQLVRLAEETLGARGAGFAEYANDHGRIIAATGVCAPALGRRVEHRLLDRRSLHVPLGPVPLDSVNDEFAGLIEGGDLRHMLGARCEGAGVVFGSLHVYFDAPAGEPGPEHLAVLELLAAFIGRVYHLRAGLPTHGEPAPEEVRRDADRDLWVAVTSHELRTPVTVIKGYADTLTHHWDSLGESGRREAVRVVGARAGELARLVDRLLSVASEEDGAVGATPAGPFDLVEALREAVAELPGDLRERLLLAHLPADLPKAYGTRDSIATILTELATNAEKYSEPDSTVEVCAGTDDDNTLRFRVSDRGEGIAPEHVEHAFDRYWQADSGHHRAGAGLGLYLVRRLVEGQNGWVSLRPREGGGTVAEVRLPRA; this is translated from the coding sequence ATGCCGGACCGTCCCGACTACGCGGCCCTGACCCGGGGGCAGATCGCGGTCCTCGACCGCGTCAACTCCGGCGACGCGGGCCTGGACGTGCTGGAACAGTTGGTGCGGCTGGCCGAGGAGACCCTCGGCGCCCGCGGTGCCGGCTTCGCCGAGTACGCGAACGACCACGGCCGGATCATCGCGGCCACGGGAGTGTGCGCGCCCGCGCTCGGCCGCCGGGTCGAGCATCGCCTCCTGGACCGGCGGAGCCTGCACGTCCCGCTCGGCCCGGTCCCCCTCGACTCGGTCAACGACGAGTTCGCCGGGCTGATCGAGGGCGGCGACCTGCGGCACATGCTGGGTGCCCGCTGCGAGGGCGCCGGTGTGGTGTTCGGCTCGCTGCACGTCTACTTCGACGCCCCGGCCGGTGAACCCGGCCCGGAGCACCTCGCGGTCCTCGAACTACTGGCGGCTTTCATCGGCCGGGTCTACCACCTGCGGGCCGGGCTGCCGACCCACGGCGAGCCGGCACCCGAGGAGGTGCGCCGCGACGCCGACCGGGACCTGTGGGTCGCGGTGACCAGCCACGAGCTGCGCACCCCGGTCACCGTGATCAAGGGCTACGCCGACACCCTCACCCACCACTGGGACAGCCTCGGCGAGTCCGGCCGGCGTGAGGCGGTGCGGGTGGTCGGGGCCCGAGCCGGTGAGCTGGCCCGTCTGGTGGACCGGCTGCTCTCCGTCGCCAGCGAGGAGGACGGTGCGGTCGGCGCCACTCCGGCCGGGCCGTTCGACCTGGTGGAGGCACTGCGGGAGGCGGTCGCCGAGTTGCCCGGCGATCTGCGGGAGCGGCTGCTGCTGGCGCACCTGCCGGCCGATCTGCCCAAGGCGTACGGGACCCGCGACTCGATCGCCACCATCCTGACCGAGCTGGCCACTAACGCCGAGAAGTACTCGGAACCGGACAGCACGGTCGAGGTGTGCGCCGGCACCGACGACGACAACACGCTGCGGTTCCGGGTGTCCGACCGGGGCGAGGGCATCGCCCCGGAACACGTCGAGCACGCTTTCGACAGGTACTGGCAGGCCGATTCGGGACACCACCGGGCCGGTGCCGGGCTCGGCCTCTACCTGGTCCGGCGCCTGGTGGAAGGGCAGAACGGGTGGGTCTCCCTGCGTCCCCGGGAGGGCGGCGGGACGGTGGCCGAGGTGCGCCTGCCCCGGGCCTGA
- a CDS encoding DUF5926 family protein has translation MSKRRKSRETTPKTKVRDIFVARPFEGLADEPEWVALRELVPAASAPLALKPEIIAEYGDRPVTLSTVLPMAWPAMSRQDGQIFIGLQRHIQSGDVSRDLAVAILGALGTEPGGTVEVPALPGAGPRLQDILADGPLEITMHEGFEYWLDADQMKDATVKASLERANASIYPTVRLAAAKAAYWCRVAPDKSHVRWVLGEPEDKALDALSRLSASGDLLLGEGTKFAGMFRAHGLLVPVWDVPGEPEGADFEAPLAAFAKRYADILAVDEPLDSAARRAKQGLIGRQLTLR, from the coding sequence GTGAGCAAGCGTCGTAAGTCCCGCGAAACCACCCCGAAGACGAAGGTGCGCGACATCTTCGTCGCCCGCCCGTTCGAGGGCCTGGCCGACGAGCCGGAGTGGGTGGCTCTTCGAGAGCTGGTTCCGGCCGCGTCCGCGCCGCTGGCCCTCAAACCGGAGATCATCGCCGAGTACGGTGACCGCCCGGTGACCCTCTCCACGGTCCTGCCGATGGCCTGGCCGGCGATGTCCCGCCAGGACGGCCAGATCTTCATCGGTCTCCAGCGGCACATCCAGTCCGGTGACGTCTCCCGGGACCTGGCGGTGGCCATCCTGGGCGCCCTGGGCACCGAGCCCGGCGGCACCGTCGAGGTGCCGGCGCTGCCCGGTGCGGGCCCGCGCCTGCAGGACATCCTGGCCGACGGCCCCCTCGAGATCACCATGCACGAGGGCTTCGAGTACTGGCTGGACGCCGACCAGATGAAGGACGCCACCGTGAAGGCGTCCCTGGAGCGGGCCAACGCCTCGATCTACCCGACCGTGCGGCTGGCCGCGGCGAAGGCTGCTTACTGGTGCCGGGTCGCCCCGGACAAGAGCCACGTCCGCTGGGTGCTGGGCGAGCCGGAGGACAAGGCGCTGGACGCCCTCTCCCGGCTGTCCGCGTCCGGGGACCTGCTGCTCGGCGAGGGCACCAAGTTCGCCGGCATGTTCCGGGCGCACGGCCTGCTGGTGCCGGTCTGGGACGTGCCCGGTGAGCCGGAGGGCGCCGACTTCGAGGCACCGCTGGCCGCGTTCGCCAAACGGTACGCCGACATCCTCGCCGTCGACGAGCCCCTGGACTCGGCTGCCCGCCGGGCCAAACAGGGCCTGATCGGGCGGCAGCTGACACTGCGCTGA
- a CDS encoding arginine deiminase, which yields MYVDSEVSRLRTVLLHRPAAELARLTPRNNDSLLFDGIPWVSRAQEEHDAFAEALRSRGVEVLYLGDLLAETLTRPEARAELTAGVLSHRRLGDALRASVAGYLADQDPARLAEVLVAGLAHEEIKPGGGGLVYAMMDRHDFVIDPLPNLLFTRDSSVWVRDRVAVTSLAMRARRRETTLTHAIYRHHPRFAGTELLFDPSLEHVEGGDVLVLAPDVLAIGVGERTTPAGAERLAQRVIAAGLAHTVLAVPIAQERATMHLDTVCTMVDADAVVMYPNLADSLQAWTVTGGPGDEITVRGPRPFLEAAADAMGIDRLRVIDTGLDPVTAEREQWDDGNNTLAIAPRLCVAYERNVETNAQLERAGIEVVRISGSELGSGRGGPRCMSCPIQRDPRG from the coding sequence GTGTACGTCGACAGTGAAGTCAGCCGCCTCCGCACCGTGCTGCTGCATCGTCCGGCCGCGGAGCTCGCCCGATTGACCCCGCGTAACAACGACTCGCTCCTCTTCGACGGGATCCCGTGGGTCAGCCGGGCCCAGGAGGAGCACGACGCGTTCGCCGAGGCCCTCCGGAGCCGTGGTGTCGAGGTGCTCTACCTCGGTGACCTGCTCGCCGAGACGCTGACCCGGCCGGAGGCCCGGGCCGAGCTGACCGCGGGTGTCCTCTCGCACCGACGCCTCGGTGACGCCCTGCGCGCGAGCGTCGCCGGCTATCTGGCTGATCAGGACCCTGCCCGGCTCGCCGAGGTGCTGGTCGCGGGCCTGGCCCACGAGGAGATCAAGCCGGGTGGCGGCGGGCTGGTCTACGCGATGATGGACCGGCACGACTTCGTCATCGACCCGCTGCCCAACCTGCTGTTCACCCGCGACTCCTCGGTCTGGGTGCGGGACCGGGTCGCGGTCACCAGCCTGGCCATGCGGGCCCGCCGCCGGGAGACCACGCTCACGCACGCGATCTACCGGCACCATCCCCGGTTCGCCGGGACCGAGTTGCTCTTCGACCCGTCGCTGGAGCATGTCGAGGGCGGTGACGTCCTGGTGCTGGCGCCCGACGTGCTGGCCATCGGCGTCGGCGAGCGGACCACCCCGGCCGGGGCCGAGCGGCTCGCCCAGCGGGTCATCGCGGCCGGGCTGGCGCACACCGTGCTGGCCGTGCCGATCGCCCAGGAACGCGCCACGATGCATCTCGACACCGTCTGCACGATGGTGGACGCCGACGCGGTCGTGATGTATCCCAATCTCGCCGACAGTCTCCAGGCCTGGACGGTCACCGGCGGTCCCGGCGACGAGATCACGGTCCGGGGGCCGCGCCCGTTCCTGGAGGCGGCCGCCGACGCGATGGGCATCGACCGGCTGCGTGTCATCGACACCGGCCTCGACCCGGTCACCGCCGAGCGCGAGCAGTGGGACGACGGCAACAACACGCTCGCCATCGCGCCCCGGCTCTGCGTCGCCTACGAGCGCAACGTCGAGACCAACGCGCAGTTGGAGCGGGCCGGGATCGAGGTGGTCCGGATCAGCGGTTCGGAGCTGGGTTCCGGCCGGGGCGGGCCGCGCTGCATGAGTTGTCCCATCCAGCGCGACCCGCGGGGCTGA
- a CDS encoding flavin reductase family protein, which yields MSFDEPGGRIHSTDPFAVPEPGKSPVRRLRGRLASPVTLWTAPGPAGLTVSSTLIADGEPGRVLGLIDEESDFFDAVQSAGRFAVIPLSPADRQLADRFAGLFPAPGGLFASGEWEQTEYGPVPATAGTWAGCRLDENRPCGWAQLLDGVIEVVHTGSSAAPLIHYRGRYSELT from the coding sequence ATGAGCTTCGATGAGCCGGGCGGCCGTATCCACTCCACCGATCCGTTCGCGGTACCGGAACCCGGCAAGTCGCCGGTGCGCCGGCTGCGCGGGCGTCTCGCGTCGCCGGTGACCCTGTGGACCGCCCCCGGACCCGCCGGCCTGACCGTCTCGTCCACGTTGATCGCCGACGGGGAGCCGGGGCGGGTGCTCGGGCTGATCGACGAGGAGAGCGACTTCTTCGACGCCGTGCAGAGCGCCGGGCGGTTCGCGGTCATCCCGTTGAGCCCCGCGGACCGGCAGCTCGCCGATCGTTTCGCCGGGCTCTTCCCGGCGCCGGGCGGGCTGTTCGCGAGCGGGGAGTGGGAGCAGACCGAGTACGGGCCGGTGCCCGCGACGGCCGGCACCTGGGCCGGGTGCCGGCTGGACGAGAACCGCCCGTGCGGGTGGGCTCAGTTACTCGACGGGGTGATCGAAGTGGTCCATACCGGATCAAGTGCCGCACCTCTGATCCACTACCGGGGAAGGTACTCCGAGCTGACCTGA
- a CDS encoding rhodanese-like domain-containing protein, whose translation MFGPQVPSVTADEVDSGAYLLDVREDDEWTAGHAPGAHHLPMMEVPARMAEVPTDGEVVVVCRAGGRSGQVVAYLMNNGWDNVRNLDGGMQSWAALGKNVVTDNGQPARVL comes from the coding sequence GTGTTCGGACCTCAGGTTCCCAGCGTGACCGCTGATGAAGTCGATTCCGGTGCCTACCTCCTCGACGTGCGCGAGGACGACGAGTGGACAGCCGGCCACGCGCCCGGCGCACACCACCTGCCGATGATGGAGGTGCCGGCCCGGATGGCTGAGGTGCCCACCGACGGCGAAGTGGTCGTGGTGTGCCGCGCCGGCGGCCGCTCCGGCCAGGTCGTGGCCTATCTGATGAACAACGGCTGGGACAACGTGCGCAACCTCGACGGTGGCATGCAGTCCTGGGCCGCCTTGGGCAAGAACGTGGTGACAGACAACGGTCAGCCGGCTCGCGTGCTGTGA
- a CDS encoding LCP family protein, with product MTVTADRQPPARTGFAPAPVPPAPPKERKRRSPLWAKLSLSFGVVLLVTGGGGVVATKMVIKKTTETIAVTDLTGDAKKTEEEGGGATIDGPIDMLLMGVDARARWAEDSVHADTIIILHIPASHDQAYLVSVPRDTEVDTPAFGPSKWEGGTVKATEAFYWGAQNGAGWGGGAQLLAKTLKKSTGISFDGAGIINFGGFKNVIDELGGVHMCVDQQVTSKHMVYVDGKPMYLADARKTGKTQKPVVHKVGCRDMEGWEALDYARQRYGLKNGDYDRQRHQQQLIKAMAKKATSSGILSNPLKISSLIETAGKSLVMDTGDIDIADFVLGLSGVAAGDMVLLRTNSGTFSGNSAGREVFNDVSKEMFEAVKKDKLAEFVLDHPEVVANEK from the coding sequence ATGACCGTCACGGCCGATCGGCAGCCGCCGGCGCGGACCGGGTTCGCTCCCGCACCCGTCCCGCCGGCCCCGCCGAAGGAGCGCAAGCGGCGTTCCCCGCTCTGGGCGAAGCTGTCCCTGTCGTTCGGCGTGGTCCTGCTGGTGACCGGCGGCGGTGGTGTGGTCGCCACCAAGATGGTGATCAAGAAGACCACCGAGACGATCGCGGTGACCGATCTGACCGGTGACGCCAAGAAGACCGAGGAAGAGGGCGGCGGGGCCACCATCGACGGCCCGATCGACATGCTCCTGATGGGTGTGGACGCTCGGGCCCGCTGGGCCGAGGACTCCGTGCACGCCGACACGATCATCATCCTGCACATTCCGGCCAGCCACGATCAGGCGTACCTGGTCTCCGTCCCGCGCGACACCGAGGTCGACACACCGGCCTTCGGGCCCAGTAAATGGGAGGGTGGCACCGTCAAGGCCACCGAGGCCTTCTACTGGGGCGCACAGAACGGCGCAGGCTGGGGCGGTGGAGCGCAGTTGCTCGCCAAGACCCTGAAGAAGTCGACAGGCATCAGCTTCGACGGCGCCGGGATCATCAACTTCGGCGGTTTCAAGAACGTCATCGACGAGCTAGGCGGCGTCCACATGTGCGTCGACCAGCAGGTCACTTCCAAGCACATGGTGTACGTCGACGGAAAGCCGATGTATCTGGCCGACGCCCGCAAGACCGGTAAGACGCAGAAGCCGGTCGTGCACAAGGTCGGCTGCCGGGACATGGAGGGCTGGGAGGCCCTCGACTACGCCCGCCAGCGGTACGGCCTGAAGAACGGTGACTACGACCGCCAGCGCCACCAGCAGCAGCTGATCAAGGCGATGGCGAAGAAGGCGACGTCGAGCGGCATCCTCAGCAACCCGCTCAAGATCAGTTCGCTGATCGAGACGGCCGGCAAATCCCTGGTGATGGACACCGGCGACATCGACATCGCCGACTTCGTGCTCGGGCTGAGCGGAGTGGCCGCCGGCGACATGGTCCTGCTGCGGACCAACAGCGGCACGTTCTCCGGCAACTCCGCCGGTCGTGAGGTCTTCAACGACGTCAGCAAAGAGATGTTCGAGGCGGTCAAGAAGGACAAACTCGCCGAGTTCGTCCTGGACCACCCCGAGGTAGTGGCCAACGAGAAGTAA
- a CDS encoding glycerophosphodiester phosphodiesterase → MTTRYRPEVFAHRGGADALPEHTLGAYLRALDEGADGVECDVRLTRDGHLVCVHDSKLDRTSDGRGRVSTKTLAELDALNFGSWHPGYPADAALPDLSRLLTLERLLETLRSSGRPVKLLIETKHPSRYGAEVERRLIALLRYYGLAEPKPDDDLQITVMSFAALALRRVRAQAPNLPTVYLMEMTPPGVSRGRLPFGARTGGPGVELIRAKPGLLPAIKAAGHRTFVWTVNEPEDLRLVLEHRVDGVITDRPRFVLDQLAQM, encoded by the coding sequence GTGACCACCCGGTACCGCCCTGAAGTCTTCGCCCACCGCGGTGGCGCGGACGCCCTGCCCGAGCACACGCTCGGGGCCTATCTGCGCGCGCTCGACGAGGGCGCGGACGGGGTCGAGTGCGACGTCCGGCTCACCCGGGACGGCCACCTGGTCTGCGTGCACGACAGCAAGCTGGACCGCACCAGTGACGGCCGCGGCCGGGTCAGCACCAAGACCCTGGCCGAACTGGACGCACTGAACTTCGGCTCCTGGCATCCCGGGTACCCGGCGGACGCGGCGCTGCCCGACCTCTCCCGGCTACTGACCCTGGAACGGCTGCTGGAGACGCTCCGTTCCAGCGGCCGGCCGGTGAAACTGCTGATCGAAACGAAACACCCGTCCCGGTACGGCGCGGAGGTCGAGCGCCGGCTGATCGCGCTGCTGCGGTACTACGGGCTGGCCGAGCCGAAACCGGACGACGACCTTCAGATCACCGTGATGTCGTTCGCGGCACTCGCGCTGCGCCGGGTCCGGGCGCAGGCACCCAACCTGCCGACCGTCTACCTGATGGAGATGACGCCGCCCGGGGTCAGCCGTGGTCGACTACCGTTCGGCGCCCGGACCGGTGGGCCCGGCGTCGAGCTGATCCGGGCGAAACCCGGGCTGCTCCCGGCGATCAAGGCGGCCGGGCACCGGACGTTCGTCTGGACCGTCAACGAGCCCGAGGATCTGCGACTGGTGCTGGAGCATCGGGTGGACGGCGTGATCACCGACCGTCCCCGGTTCGTACTGGATCAGTTGGCGCAGATGTGA
- a CDS encoding LCP family protein → MSATTSPSGNSSGRASVPGPGRPDQGLPPRGGDGMGPGGPGGRLPGGTGRSYSGGKGRRPQPKWGRIAMVAGGVLLVLALVGGITAYGYVSGLDDDLKRSNAFTEITSDRPDKAVEGAFNILLVGTDSRDPDAKMDQAGKWRADTLILMHVPEDHQSAQLISIPRDLWVNIPTENNAPCSSSSRAKINAAFAFGGVPRAIRTVECMTDVRIDHVMTIDFGGFKEVTDALGGVDLKVEQDTTSIHKPFRKFTKGMMHMNGAQALDWIRQRKQFPRGDFARMQHQQDFLKALLDKAASSGTLTNPVKLNDFLSSVTKAVTVDETFSLKDMALQFRSLRGENLTFLTSPNKGSDTIDGQSVVVSDREKALALYKAVANDKMDEWMAANPTKKK, encoded by the coding sequence ATGTCAGCCACCACCTCTCCCAGCGGCAACTCCTCCGGACGCGCGTCCGTGCCCGGGCCCGGGCGTCCCGACCAGGGCCTTCCCCCTCGCGGTGGTGACGGCATGGGCCCCGGCGGCCCTGGTGGCCGCCTCCCAGGCGGCACCGGCCGCTCCTACAGCGGCGGCAAGGGCCGTCGCCCTCAGCCCAAGTGGGGCCGGATCGCGATGGTCGCCGGCGGCGTCCTGCTGGTCCTCGCCCTGGTCGGCGGGATCACCGCGTACGGCTACGTCTCCGGCCTGGACGACGATCTGAAGCGGAGCAACGCCTTCACCGAGATCACTTCGGACCGGCCGGACAAGGCCGTCGAGGGCGCCTTCAACATCCTGCTGGTCGGCACCGACTCCCGGGACCCGGACGCCAAGATGGACCAGGCGGGCAAGTGGCGCGCCGACACGCTGATCCTCATGCACGTGCCGGAGGACCACCAGTCCGCGCAGCTGATCTCGATCCCCCGCGACCTGTGGGTGAACATCCCGACCGAGAACAACGCGCCGTGCAGCTCCAGCAGCCGGGCGAAGATCAACGCGGCGTTCGCCTTCGGTGGTGTCCCGCGCGCGATCCGTACCGTCGAGTGCATGACCGACGTGCGCATCGATCACGTCATGACGATCGACTTCGGCGGCTTCAAGGAGGTCACCGACGCACTCGGCGGTGTCGACCTCAAGGTGGAGCAGGACACCACGTCCATTCACAAGCCGTTCCGCAAGTTCACCAAGGGCATGATGCACATGAACGGTGCGCAGGCCCTGGACTGGATCCGTCAGCGCAAGCAGTTCCCGCGCGGTGACTTCGCCCGGATGCAGCACCAGCAGGATTTCCTCAAGGCACTGCTGGACAAAGCGGCGAGTAGCGGAACGCTTACCAATCCGGTGAAACTCAACGACTTCCTGTCGTCGGTCACCAAGGCCGTCACGGTCGACGAGACGTTCTCTCTGAAGGACATGGCGCTGCAGTTCCGGAGCCTCCGCGGCGAGAACCTCACGTTCCTGACCAGCCCGAACAAGGGCAGCGACACCATCGACGGTCAGTCCGTGGTCGTTTCCGACCGGGAGAAGGCATTGGCGCTCTACAAAGCCGTGGCCAATGACAAAATGGACGAATGGATGGCGGCAAACCCGACCAAGAAGAAGTAG
- a CDS encoding DUF485 domain-containing protein, whose product MPASAERYLEVQRSEEFAQLRHRLRRFIFPTTVAFIVWYALYVLLSAYARDFMAVKLIGNINVALIFGLLQFISTFLIAWFYSRYAAKELDPLADDVYNTLENGTAEPAATTTDGGKA is encoded by the coding sequence GTGCCGGCATCCGCCGAGAGATACCTCGAAGTCCAGCGCTCCGAGGAGTTCGCCCAACTGCGCCACAGGCTGCGCCGTTTCATCTTCCCCACGACGGTCGCATTCATCGTCTGGTACGCGCTCTACGTCCTGCTCTCCGCGTACGCGCGGGACTTCATGGCCGTCAAGCTGATCGGCAACATCAATGTCGCGCTGATCTTCGGATTGCTCCAGTTCATCTCCACGTTCCTGATCGCCTGGTTCTACTCGCGCTACGCGGCCAAGGAACTGGACCCGCTGGCCGACGACGTCTACAACACGCTGGAGAACGGCACCGCCGAACCCGCGGCCACCACCACTGACGGGGGTAAGGCCTGA